Proteins from one Arthrobacter sp. DNA4 genomic window:
- a CDS encoding molybdopterin oxidoreductase family protein, whose protein sequence is MTKSADTHCPYCALQCAMTLTSPADLAPASQPGPGPAPAPAGSKVYPVLDVVSRDFPTNRGGLCRKGWTSATLLNHAGRITEPLLKGADGIHRPIGWDQALDLAAAAVKDARARYGADAVGVFGGGGLTNEKAYQLGKFARLALGTSRIDYNGRFCMSSAAAAGMRAFGVDRGLPFPLEALDTASTILMLGSNVAETMPPFVQHLQGARDAGGLVVVDPRRSATAAFTADGAGLHLQPLPGTDLTLLLGLSHVVIHEDLVDTAYLRERTSGYSAVVRSVNSFWPERVQSLTGVPAELIRETARLLAAGARKGGSYILTGRGVEQHVDGTDTATAAINLSLLLGLPGSARSGYGTLTGQGNGQGGREHGQKADQLPGYRKITDPAARAHVAAVWGVPEDLIPGPGLPAVQLLKSLGKPDGVRCLFVHASNIAVAAPDANAVIEGLRSLDFLVVCDFFLSETAAEADLILPVLQWAEEEGTLTNLEGRVLRRRRAISPPAGARSELWIMARLAERLDAPSTYSDDPETVFEELRLASAGGLADYSGIDYAMLDRGEAAYWPYPAGSTGTPRLFRDGFAHPDGKAAMVPVVPRRRRTPAAEAAGHATAPAGTAMTLITGRLLEHYQSGAQTRRVAELAAAQPEARVQIHPAAAEAMGIAAGTLVSVSNGRGEVVCRAEHSTAIRPETVFLPFHFPGAESANRLTEAATDPVSGMPEFKFNTVWVRPVAAPESARMLQTTEAS, encoded by the coding sequence ATGACCAAAAGCGCCGACACGCACTGCCCTTACTGCGCCCTGCAGTGCGCCATGACGCTCACGTCCCCGGCGGACCTGGCCCCGGCTTCGCAGCCGGGGCCAGGGCCCGCTCCTGCACCTGCCGGCTCCAAGGTATACCCCGTCCTGGACGTGGTAAGCCGGGACTTCCCCACCAACCGCGGCGGCCTGTGCCGCAAGGGCTGGACCTCGGCCACGCTCCTGAACCACGCGGGCAGGATCACCGAGCCTCTCCTCAAAGGTGCTGACGGCATCCACCGGCCCATCGGCTGGGACCAGGCCCTGGACCTCGCCGCTGCGGCAGTGAAAGACGCCCGCGCCCGGTACGGTGCGGACGCCGTCGGCGTTTTCGGCGGCGGCGGGCTCACCAATGAAAAGGCCTACCAGCTGGGCAAGTTCGCCCGGCTGGCGCTGGGCACCTCCCGGATCGACTACAACGGCAGGTTCTGCATGTCCTCCGCGGCCGCAGCGGGAATGCGCGCCTTCGGCGTGGACCGCGGGCTGCCTTTCCCGCTCGAGGCCCTGGACACCGCCAGCACCATCCTGATGCTCGGCTCCAACGTTGCCGAGACCATGCCGCCGTTCGTCCAGCACCTGCAGGGAGCCCGCGATGCCGGCGGACTGGTTGTGGTCGATCCCCGCCGCTCCGCCACCGCGGCCTTCACGGCCGACGGCGCCGGCCTCCACCTCCAGCCCCTTCCCGGCACCGACCTCACCCTGCTGCTGGGCCTTTCGCACGTGGTCATCCACGAGGACCTGGTGGACACCGCCTACCTCCGGGAACGCACCTCGGGCTACAGCGCCGTCGTCCGCAGCGTGAACTCCTTCTGGCCCGAACGCGTCCAGTCCCTGACCGGCGTCCCCGCGGAGCTGATCCGTGAAACCGCACGCCTGCTCGCCGCCGGCGCCCGCAAGGGCGGCAGCTACATCCTCACCGGCCGCGGCGTGGAACAGCACGTGGACGGCACGGACACCGCCACCGCGGCCATCAACCTCAGCCTCCTGCTGGGCCTGCCCGGCTCCGCCCGCAGCGGCTACGGCACCCTCACCGGCCAAGGCAACGGCCAGGGCGGCCGCGAGCACGGCCAGAAAGCCGACCAGCTGCCCGGCTACCGCAAGATCACCGACCCCGCCGCCCGCGCGCACGTCGCCGCGGTCTGGGGCGTCCCCGAGGACCTGATCCCCGGCCCCGGCCTGCCCGCCGTCCAGCTGCTGAAATCGCTGGGAAAGCCCGACGGCGTCCGGTGCCTTTTCGTGCATGCCTCCAACATTGCGGTGGCGGCACCTGACGCCAACGCCGTGATCGAGGGGCTGCGGAGCCTGGACTTCCTGGTGGTCTGCGACTTCTTCCTGTCCGAGACCGCCGCGGAAGCGGACCTGATCCTTCCCGTGCTCCAGTGGGCCGAGGAGGAAGGCACCCTGACCAACCTGGAAGGCCGCGTCCTGCGCCGCCGACGCGCCATCTCCCCTCCCGCCGGCGCCCGCAGCGAGCTCTGGATCATGGCCCGCCTGGCGGAGCGGCTGGATGCCCCTTCCACCTACAGCGACGATCCGGAGACCGTCTTCGAGGAACTCCGCCTGGCGTCCGCGGGCGGCCTGGCCGATTACTCCGGCATCGATTACGCCATGCTGGACCGCGGCGAGGCCGCCTACTGGCCGTACCCGGCCGGCAGCACCGGGACGCCGCGGCTGTTCCGGGACGGCTTCGCCCACCCCGACGGCAAGGCGGCCATGGTCCCGGTGGTACCGCGCCGCCGCCGTACTCCCGCAGCTGAAGCCGCCGGGCACGCAACAGCCCCCGCCGGCACAGCCATGACCCTCATCACCGGCCGCCTCCTGGAGCACTACCAGTCCGGGGCCCAGACCCGCCGGGTCGCCGAGCTCGCCGCCGCCCAGCCCGAGGCCAGGGTGCAGATCCACCCGGCGGCAGCCGAAGCCATGGGCATCGCCGCCGGAACGCTGGTATCGGTGTCCAACGGGCGCGGCGAGGTGGTGTGCCGGGCCGAGCACAGCACCGCGATCCGCCCGGAGACGGTGTTCCTGCCCTTCCACTTTCCCGGGGCCGAAAGCGCCAACCGGCTGACGGAAGCCGCGACCGATCCGGTATCCGGGATGCCCGAG
- a CDS encoding glutamine amidotransferase, translated as MLPFLLLASRAEDAAAEDEYAAYLRYGGLEERELHRIRLEAAPLPPLDLSKYSGVIVGGSPFTSSDPAEHKSTVQHRVEKELAALLDQLVARDFPFLGACYGVGTLGSHQGAVIDRTYGEPLGAVEVELTREGLQDPILQGMPQRFTALTGHKEAVSSLPPHAVLLARAATCPVHMFRIRTNLYATQFHPELDADGLVTRIDIYRDAGYFPPESAEELMAAARRFTVTEPMAVLKNFVARYAR; from the coding sequence ATGCTGCCTTTCCTGCTCCTGGCCTCCCGCGCGGAAGACGCCGCCGCTGAGGACGAGTATGCCGCGTACCTGAGGTACGGCGGGCTGGAGGAGCGGGAGCTGCACCGGATCCGGCTCGAAGCCGCTCCCCTGCCCCCGCTGGACCTCTCCAAATACTCCGGCGTCATCGTGGGCGGCAGCCCGTTCACGTCCAGCGACCCCGCGGAGCACAAGAGCACGGTCCAGCACCGGGTGGAGAAGGAGCTGGCCGCACTGCTGGACCAGCTGGTGGCCCGCGACTTCCCGTTCCTTGGCGCCTGTTACGGGGTCGGAACCCTCGGGAGCCACCAGGGCGCCGTGATCGACCGGACCTATGGCGAGCCCCTCGGGGCGGTGGAAGTGGAGCTGACCCGCGAAGGCCTGCAGGACCCCATCCTGCAGGGCATGCCCCAACGCTTCACCGCGCTGACCGGACACAAGGAGGCCGTCAGCTCGCTTCCCCCGCACGCCGTCCTCCTGGCACGGGCAGCCACCTGCCCGGTGCACATGTTCCGCATCAGGACCAACCTCTACGCCACCCAGTTCCATCCTGAACTGGACGCCGACGGGCTGGTGACGCGGATCGATATCTACCGGGACGCCGGGTACTTTCCACCGGAATCCGCCGAGGAGCTCATGGCGGCAGCACGGCGGTTCACCGTCACCGAGCCCATGGCGGTGCTGAAGAACTTCGTGGCCCGCTACGCCCGCTGA
- a CDS encoding MMPL family transporter, whose translation MALLLYRLGKFSYRRRWLVISLWLAVLVAVGGSAAVFHGTLSNNFQIPGTETQRIADKLKQDLPAASGGSATIVFEAPGGGFTAESRAAVTDALKKLQTIPEVRGTVDPFATQAQVDQAGKAITDGEQQLAAGLAQLDASRTQLEAGKAQLAAAEQQLTAAGAPAAVIEARLGQQKAALAAGQAKLDAGTQELEANKAKLELGKRQAQAASAIRFVSEDNKAAVAQVQFNTSINGLAPAVRKQVQEIAHGTASAGVTALASKEITEDISALFGTAEIVGIAVAALVLILMLGTLIAAGLPLLMAIIGVGVGVGITFALSGLFDMSSISPMLALMLGLAVGIDYSLFIVNRHRTQLLTGMDPEESVARANGTSGNAVVFAGLTVIIALAALVVPGLPFLTVMGLAAAGTVAVAVLVAITLTPAMLSLIGRRIISKRAWAKSEAHNAEPDHEAADLATDRERSTHGWGGLVTKHPWVALTAGILLLGTLALPATQLQLALPDGGSEPVESEAYQAYDLTARSFGEGVTGPIVAVGEFPANLDAAQAQKLQFDIADKLRAVDNVVAAVPVALSEDRRTAVFQVIPKEGPASASTVKVVSELRGLNGEIKADYDVAMGLTGQTAGNVDVSTKLGDALPPYLAIVVGLSLVLLLLVFRSIVVPLLATGGFLLSLSAAFGAVVAVYQWGWLGHVFDVANPGAVLSFLPIILIGVLFGLAMDYQVFIASGMREAYMHGSSAKEAVRVGFRHAAAVVTAAAIIMVSVFSGFIFSHLTMVRPLGFAMAFGVLFDAFVVRMTIVPAVMYLLGAKSWWLPRWLDRILPDVDVEGAKLNRGQAAPAPGELVH comes from the coding sequence ATGGCGCTCCTCCTCTACCGCCTCGGCAAGTTCTCCTACCGCCGGCGCTGGCTTGTCATCTCCCTCTGGCTTGCCGTGCTGGTCGCCGTTGGCGGTTCCGCCGCGGTCTTCCATGGCACGCTGTCCAACAACTTCCAGATCCCGGGCACCGAGACCCAGCGGATCGCGGACAAGCTCAAGCAGGATTTGCCGGCGGCCTCGGGCGGAAGCGCCACGATTGTCTTCGAAGCCCCCGGGGGCGGGTTTACGGCTGAGAGCCGTGCGGCCGTCACGGATGCGCTGAAGAAACTCCAGACCATTCCCGAGGTCCGCGGCACGGTGGACCCGTTCGCCACCCAGGCCCAGGTGGACCAGGCCGGCAAAGCCATAACCGACGGCGAACAGCAGCTGGCGGCCGGCCTGGCGCAGCTTGACGCCTCCCGGACGCAGCTGGAGGCCGGCAAGGCACAGCTCGCGGCGGCCGAGCAGCAACTCACCGCGGCAGGGGCGCCGGCAGCAGTGATCGAGGCCCGGCTGGGCCAGCAGAAAGCGGCGCTGGCGGCAGGCCAGGCCAAGCTCGACGCCGGCACCCAGGAACTGGAGGCCAACAAGGCCAAGCTGGAACTCGGCAAGCGCCAGGCCCAGGCGGCGTCCGCCATCCGCTTCGTTTCGGAGGACAACAAGGCCGCGGTGGCACAGGTGCAGTTCAACACCTCCATCAACGGGCTCGCCCCGGCGGTGCGCAAGCAGGTCCAGGAGATCGCCCACGGGACCGCCTCGGCCGGCGTCACGGCCCTGGCCAGCAAGGAAATCACCGAGGACATCTCGGCTCTGTTCGGCACGGCGGAGATCGTCGGCATCGCCGTCGCAGCGCTGGTCCTGATCCTCATGCTGGGCACCCTGATCGCCGCCGGACTGCCGCTGCTGATGGCCATCATCGGCGTCGGCGTGGGCGTCGGCATCACCTTTGCCCTCTCAGGCCTCTTCGACATGAGCTCCATTTCCCCCATGCTGGCCCTCATGCTGGGCCTCGCCGTCGGCATCGACTATTCACTGTTCATCGTCAACCGGCACCGGACACAGCTCCTGACCGGCATGGACCCTGAGGAGTCCGTAGCCCGGGCCAACGGCACGTCCGGCAACGCCGTGGTCTTCGCCGGCCTTACCGTGATCATCGCCCTTGCCGCCCTGGTGGTCCCGGGACTGCCGTTCCTCACCGTCATGGGGCTTGCCGCCGCGGGAACCGTGGCCGTGGCGGTGCTCGTTGCCATCACGCTGACCCCCGCCATGCTGTCCCTGATCGGCCGCCGCATCATCTCCAAGCGGGCCTGGGCCAAGTCCGAGGCGCACAACGCCGAACCGGACCATGAGGCAGCCGACCTCGCCACCGATCGCGAACGCAGCACCCACGGGTGGGGCGGCCTGGTCACCAAGCACCCCTGGGTGGCACTGACCGCCGGCATCCTCCTGCTGGGCACCCTGGCCCTGCCCGCCACCCAGCTCCAGCTGGCCCTGCCCGACGGCGGGTCCGAACCCGTGGAGTCCGAGGCCTACCAGGCCTACGACCTGACCGCCCGCAGCTTCGGCGAAGGCGTCACCGGACCGATCGTGGCCGTGGGCGAGTTCCCGGCGAACCTGGACGCGGCCCAGGCGCAGAAGCTGCAGTTCGACATCGCGGACAAGCTCCGGGCCGTGGACAACGTGGTCGCCGCCGTACCGGTGGCGCTCAGCGAGGACCGCCGGACCGCCGTCTTCCAGGTCATCCCCAAGGAAGGCCCGGCCAGCGCCAGCACCGTCAAGGTGGTCTCCGAACTCCGGGGCCTGAACGGCGAGATCAAGGCCGACTACGACGTTGCCATGGGCCTGACCGGCCAAACCGCCGGCAACGTGGATGTCTCCACCAAGCTCGGTGACGCCCTGCCGCCCTACCTGGCGATCGTCGTCGGACTCTCCCTGGTCCTGCTCCTGCTGGTGTTCCGCTCCATCGTGGTCCCGCTGCTGGCCACGGGCGGCTTCCTGCTGTCCCTGTCGGCCGCCTTCGGCGCCGTGGTGGCTGTCTACCAATGGGGCTGGCTGGGGCACGTCTTCGACGTGGCCAACCCCGGCGCCGTGCTGAGCTTCCTGCCCATCATCCTGATCGGTGTGCTGTTCGGCCTGGCCATGGACTACCAGGTGTTCATCGCCTCCGGCATGCGCGAGGCCTACATGCACGGGTCATCCGCCAAGGAAGCGGTGCGGGTGGGCTTCCGGCACGCAGCCGCCGTGGTCACCGCCGCCGCGATCATCATGGTCAGCGTGTTCTCCGGCTTCATCTTCAGCCACCTCACCATGGTCCGGCCGCTGGGCTTCGCGATGGCCTTCGGCGTCCTGTTCGACGCCTTCGTGGTGCGCATGACCATCGTCCCGGCCGTCATGTACCTGCTGGGCGCCAAGTCCTGGTGGCTGCCGCGCTGGCTGGACCGGATCCTGCCGGACGTGGACGTGGAGGGCGCCAAGCTCAACCGCGGCCAGGCCGCACCGGCTCCGGGCGAGCTGGTCCACTAG
- a CDS encoding MFS transporter: MTVDRTVDAVSASAQPGPTRTTDAPALEFRPGRWIANWDAENKEQWEAAGRAIARRNLNWSIFAEFLGFVVWQLWSIVVVQLPAAGFTFSTSEIFWLISMPSLVGATLRIPYTFMVPRFGGRNWTIVSALLLLIPSTGLALCVSNPDTPFGVMLLVAALAGFGGGNFASSMANITFFYPAREKGWALGLNAAGGNLGAAVAQLAVPIVITLLAAGTVNLPMTGWMWVPFILLAAFGAFKYMNNLTSAKGDVAGSVAALKEPHLWIMALLYIGTFGSFIGFAGVFPKLIKDYFPAFSSIGVGTVALSLAFLGPLVGSLARPYGGRMADRMGGARMTVSAFAAMAVITLTMIWTLPLKNFLLFLVLFLMLFTASGFGNGATYRMIPVIFATSSRAARNGANPVATQRLASSALGLISAIGAYGGFVIPQVLNASSTASGSYTPAFYGFVGAYVLMLVVCWTCYIRNAGRNAMGHV, from the coding sequence GTGACTGTTGACCGCACCGTTGATGCCGTATCCGCCAGCGCACAGCCCGGCCCTACCCGCACTACCGACGCCCCTGCCCTTGAATTCCGCCCCGGCCGCTGGATCGCCAACTGGGATGCCGAGAACAAGGAACAGTGGGAGGCCGCAGGCCGGGCCATCGCCCGCCGCAACCTGAACTGGTCCATCTTCGCCGAGTTCCTCGGCTTCGTCGTCTGGCAGCTGTGGTCCATCGTGGTGGTCCAGCTTCCCGCCGCAGGCTTCACCTTCTCCACTTCGGAAATCTTCTGGCTCATCTCCATGCCAAGCCTGGTGGGCGCCACCCTCCGCATCCCCTACACCTTCATGGTCCCCCGCTTCGGCGGCCGCAACTGGACCATCGTCTCCGCCCTGCTGCTCCTGATCCCCTCCACCGGGCTGGCCCTCTGCGTCTCCAACCCGGACACACCGTTCGGTGTGATGCTCCTGGTGGCCGCCCTCGCCGGGTTCGGCGGCGGCAACTTCGCCAGCTCAATGGCCAACATCACGTTCTTCTACCCGGCCAGGGAAAAAGGCTGGGCGCTGGGACTGAACGCCGCGGGCGGAAACCTGGGCGCCGCCGTCGCACAGCTTGCCGTTCCCATCGTCATCACCCTGCTTGCCGCGGGCACCGTCAACCTTCCCATGACCGGCTGGATGTGGGTCCCCTTCATCCTGCTGGCCGCGTTCGGTGCCTTCAAGTACATGAACAACCTCACCAGCGCCAAGGGTGACGTGGCCGGTTCGGTCGCTGCACTGAAGGAACCGCACCTGTGGATCATGGCGCTGCTGTACATCGGCACCTTCGGCTCCTTCATCGGCTTCGCCGGCGTTTTTCCCAAGCTGATCAAGGACTACTTCCCCGCGTTCTCCTCCATTGGAGTGGGAACCGTGGCCCTGTCCCTGGCCTTCCTCGGCCCCCTGGTGGGTTCGCTGGCCCGTCCCTACGGCGGCCGCATGGCGGACCGCATGGGCGGGGCCCGGATGACCGTGTCGGCCTTCGCCGCGATGGCCGTGATCACCCTGACCATGATCTGGACCCTGCCGCTGAAGAACTTCCTGCTCTTCCTGGTTCTCTTCCTGATGCTGTTCACTGCCAGCGGCTTCGGCAACGGGGCCACGTACCGGATGATTCCGGTCATCTTCGCCACCTCCAGCCGGGCCGCCCGCAACGGTGCAAACCCGGTGGCCACCCAGCGGCTCGCCTCCTCGGCCCTCGGCCTGATCTCCGCGATCGGCGCTTACGGCGGCTTCGTCATTCCCCAGGTGCTCAATGCCTCCAGCACCGCCAGCGGCTCCTACACCCCGGCCTTCTACGGATTCGTCGGTGCTTACGTCCTGATGCTGGTGGTCTGCTGGACCTGCTACATCCGCAACGCCGGCCGGAACGCGATGGGACACGTCTAA
- a CDS encoding nuclear transport factor 2 family protein, translated as MLAPSFQEEVDRYHQAVPEITRGNPAPIKDLYSRLDDVTLANPFGGIARGWAQVEARLDQAARQFRDGEMLGFDTVTSYTARDTAYLVETEHFRARLDTAATTEEFALRVTSIFRREEGYWKLVHRHADPAARPQSRRSLTQPPA; from the coding sequence ATGCTCGCACCAAGTTTCCAGGAAGAAGTGGACCGCTACCACCAGGCGGTCCCCGAGATCACCCGGGGAAATCCGGCGCCGATCAAGGACCTGTACTCCCGGCTGGACGACGTCACCCTGGCCAACCCGTTCGGCGGCATAGCCCGCGGCTGGGCCCAGGTGGAGGCGCGGCTGGACCAGGCCGCGCGGCAGTTCCGCGACGGCGAGATGCTGGGCTTCGACACCGTCACCTCCTACACGGCCCGCGACACCGCTTACCTGGTGGAGACCGAACACTTCCGGGCACGGCTGGACACCGCCGCCACCACGGAGGAGTTCGCGCTCCGCGTGACCAGCATCTTCCGCCGCGAGGAGGGCTACTGGAAGCTGGTGCACCGCCACGCGGACCCCGCCGCCCGGCCGCAGTCCCGCCGCTCACTCACGCAGCCCCCGGCCTAA
- a CDS encoding MFS transporter, giving the protein MSSTDTTKVPGSHQPVNSRGRVIVASLIGTTVEFYDFYVYATAAVLVFPKLFFPGANETTQLLSSFAVFGVAFIARPLGSIVFGHFGDKFGRKGTLVASLLTMGIATFLIGCLPTALVPGWEFWAPVMLVVMRFAQGLALGGEWSGAALLATENAPANKRAIYGTFPQLGAPIGFIIANVIFLVASYTLTPEAFQAWGWRVPFLLSAVMVILGLYVRLKLIETPAFTKVVESNEVAKLPLGRVFKSSWRQLILGTFIMLATYVLFYLMTTFTLTYGTKPTLEGAKAAAEKAGKPMSEAAAAAFVPGLGYSRNDFLWMLIAGVVFFGIFTLVSGPLAEKYGRRKMLMAVTAGIFVFGLLFVPLFSGGFVGTMGLLILGFSLMGLTFGPMGALLPELFPTNVRYTGSAISYNFSSILGAAVAPFIAVALWEAAKGSPLLVGIYLTSMAVLTLIALFLTRETRDLDYENNVA; this is encoded by the coding sequence ATGTCATCCACCGATACCACCAAGGTGCCTGGTTCGCACCAGCCGGTGAACTCCCGCGGCCGCGTCATCGTGGCCAGCCTGATCGGCACCACAGTGGAGTTCTACGACTTCTACGTCTATGCCACGGCCGCCGTGCTCGTGTTCCCGAAGCTCTTCTTCCCGGGAGCGAACGAAACCACCCAGCTGCTGAGCTCCTTCGCCGTCTTCGGCGTGGCCTTCATTGCCCGCCCCCTCGGCTCGATCGTCTTCGGGCACTTCGGCGACAAGTTCGGCCGCAAGGGAACCCTGGTGGCGTCGCTGCTGACCATGGGCATCGCAACCTTCCTCATCGGCTGCCTCCCCACGGCGCTGGTTCCGGGCTGGGAGTTCTGGGCGCCGGTCATGCTGGTGGTCATGCGCTTCGCCCAGGGCCTGGCCCTCGGCGGCGAATGGAGCGGCGCGGCCCTGCTGGCCACGGAGAACGCCCCCGCCAACAAGCGCGCCATTTACGGCACCTTCCCGCAGCTCGGTGCCCCCATCGGCTTCATCATTGCCAACGTCATCTTCCTGGTGGCCAGCTACACCCTGACCCCGGAAGCCTTCCAGGCCTGGGGCTGGCGCGTCCCGTTCCTGCTCAGCGCCGTCATGGTGATCCTGGGCCTCTACGTCCGGCTCAAGCTGATCGAAACCCCGGCCTTCACCAAGGTGGTGGAATCCAACGAGGTAGCCAAGCTTCCGCTGGGCCGGGTCTTCAAGTCCAGCTGGCGCCAGCTGATCCTGGGCACCTTCATCATGCTGGCCACGTACGTGCTGTTCTACCTGATGACCACGTTCACGCTGACCTACGGCACCAAGCCCACCCTGGAGGGCGCCAAGGCCGCAGCCGAAAAGGCCGGCAAGCCCATGTCCGAGGCCGCTGCCGCCGCGTTCGTTCCGGGCCTTGGCTACAGCCGCAACGATTTCCTCTGGATGCTGATTGCCGGCGTCGTCTTCTTCGGCATCTTCACCCTGGTCTCCGGACCGCTGGCCGAGAAGTACGGCCGCCGCAAGATGCTCATGGCCGTCACCGCCGGCATCTTCGTCTTCGGCCTGCTGTTCGTCCCGCTGTTCAGCGGCGGCTTCGTGGGCACCATGGGCCTGCTGATCCTCGGGTTCTCCCTCATGGGCCTCACCTTCGGCCCCATGGGTGCGCTGCTGCCGGAACTGTTCCCCACGAACGTCCGCTACACCGGCTCGGCCATCAGCTACAACTTCTCCAGCATCCTGGGTGCCGCGGTGGCCCCGTTCATCGCCGTCGCCCTGTGGGAAGCTGCCAAGGGCAGCCCGCTGCTGGTAGGCATCTACCTGACATCCATGGCTGTGCTGACCCTGATCGCGCTGTTCCTCACCCGTGAGACCCGCGACCTGGACTACGAGAACAACGTCGCCTGA
- a CDS encoding nucleoside triphosphate pyrophosphatase, with amino-acid sequence MLHLILASQSPARTKLLAEAGIRHTVLVSDVDEAAVQAQYGVTDPHDTALLLARAKAEAVAALPEAEGALVLGCDSVFEFDGEAHGKPYTADVARERMLRMSGSAGVLHTGHWLVDCRDTDDDDGAGRGSGATLGAVASAEVSFLDMAPEEIDAYIATGEPLHCAGSFTIDGLGGAFIRKVDGDPHAVVGLSVSTLRGLLAAANVRITDLWPPR; translated from the coding sequence GTGCTCCATCTGATCCTCGCCTCCCAGTCCCCCGCCCGCACCAAGCTCCTGGCGGAGGCCGGCATCCGGCACACCGTGCTGGTCTCCGACGTCGACGAAGCGGCCGTCCAGGCGCAGTACGGCGTCACGGACCCGCACGACACCGCGCTGCTGCTGGCCCGCGCCAAGGCCGAAGCCGTCGCCGCGCTGCCGGAGGCGGAGGGTGCGCTGGTGCTGGGCTGCGACTCCGTTTTCGAGTTCGACGGCGAAGCGCACGGCAAGCCCTACACCGCCGACGTCGCGCGCGAACGGATGCTCCGCATGAGCGGCAGCGCGGGGGTGCTGCACACGGGGCACTGGCTGGTGGACTGCAGGGACACGGACGACGACGACGGCGCCGGCCGCGGTTCGGGCGCCACGCTCGGGGCGGTCGCCTCAGCCGAGGTTTCCTTCCTGGATATGGCCCCGGAGGAGATCGACGCCTACATCGCCACCGGCGAGCCGCTGCACTGCGCCGGATCCTTCACCATCGACGGCCTGGGCGGGGCCTTTATCCGGAAGGTCGACGGCGACCCGCACGCCGTCGTTGGCCTGTCCGTTTCCACGCTGCGCGGCCTGCTCGCTGCTGCCAACGTTCGCATCACGGACCTCTGGCCGCCGCGGTAA
- a CDS encoding TetR/AcrR family transcriptional regulator, with product MPSPFSPPDATQDAGSAAPSRRELNKAATRQAITDAALGLLRSKGPGNFTVEDIADAAGISRRTFFNYFSSTDAALASIVHGFLDNAIQQLRLRPSDEPMLESAQAALVALADPKAIAPLAELFTLTQQSPLMSHTELEAWDHCRAQVFTVARERLAGTPGERDELYVHALTGSIISCGKAAMEVWFSRRGPDLSPASLAELRQLLIDAMALLGAGFTTTAFPSATRSS from the coding sequence GTGCCAAGCCCCTTTTCCCCGCCCGACGCAACCCAGGACGCCGGGTCCGCCGCCCCTTCCCGGCGCGAGCTGAACAAGGCCGCCACCCGCCAAGCCATCACCGATGCCGCCCTGGGACTCCTGCGTTCCAAGGGCCCCGGCAACTTCACGGTGGAGGACATCGCCGATGCCGCTGGAATTTCGCGGCGCACTTTCTTCAACTACTTCAGCAGCACTGACGCCGCCCTGGCGTCCATCGTCCACGGATTCCTGGACAACGCCATCCAGCAACTGCGCCTGCGCCCGTCCGACGAACCCATGCTTGAGTCGGCCCAGGCCGCACTGGTGGCCCTCGCCGATCCCAAGGCCATCGCGCCCCTGGCCGAATTGTTCACGCTGACCCAGCAGAGCCCGCTGATGTCACACACGGAACTGGAGGCGTGGGACCACTGCCGGGCCCAGGTCTTCACCGTGGCCCGCGAACGCCTCGCCGGCACCCCCGGTGAGCGGGACGAACTGTATGTCCATGCCCTGACCGGCTCCATCATCTCCTGCGGAAAAGCCGCCATGGAAGTCTGGTTCAGCCGGCGCGGTCCGGACCTGTCACCCGCCTCCCTGGCGGAACTCCGCCAATTGCTTATTGATGCCATGGCCCTGCTGGGCGCCGGCTTCACCACCACTGCTTTCCCATCCGCCACCCGTTCCTCCTGA